In Microbacterium maritypicum, the following are encoded in one genomic region:
- a CDS encoding DUF4233 domain-containing protein, which translates to MARVSADAAPARAPRPPRTLVQKLAPIVLGFEAIVVFLVGLTIFGLRQLPDGVEQWWGIVGGAVLGIACIAIAGMITKPWALTAGWVVQAIVALSAFFVPAILLVVLIFGGMWAYATIGGARLDARRPAEPTTETQTESE; encoded by the coding sequence GTGGCGCGCGTGAGTGCGGATGCCGCCCCCGCACGCGCCCCGCGGCCGCCGCGCACGCTCGTGCAGAAGCTCGCGCCCATCGTGCTCGGGTTCGAGGCGATCGTGGTGTTCCTCGTCGGACTCACGATCTTCGGCCTGCGCCAACTGCCCGACGGTGTCGAGCAGTGGTGGGGGATCGTCGGCGGTGCAGTCCTCGGGATCGCCTGCATCGCCATCGCCGGGATGATCACGAAGCCCTGGGCCCTCACGGCCGGATGGGTCGTCCAGGCCATCGTCGCGCTGTCGGCGTTCTTCGTTCCTGCCATCCTGCTCGTCGTCCTGATTTTCGGCGGCATGTGGGCGTATGCGACCATCGGAGGGGCCCGACTGGACGCACGACGCCCCGCCGAGCCCACGACCGAGACTCAGACAGAGAGTGAATGA
- the ndk gene encoding nucleoside-diphosphate kinase — protein MATEETLVLVKPDGVARGLTGTILARIEAKGYALVDIRLVEPDRDLLAEHYAEHEGKPFYEPLLEFMLSGPSVAIRLAGNRVIEGFRSLAGTTDPTTAAPGTIRGDFGRDWGLKVQQNLVHGSDSPESAARELGIWFD, from the coding sequence ATGGCCACCGAAGAAACCCTCGTCCTCGTCAAGCCCGATGGTGTCGCCCGCGGCCTCACCGGGACGATCCTCGCCCGCATCGAGGCGAAGGGGTACGCCCTCGTCGACATCCGCCTCGTCGAGCCCGACCGCGATCTGCTCGCCGAGCACTACGCCGAGCACGAGGGAAAGCCGTTCTACGAGCCGCTGCTCGAGTTCATGCTCTCGGGACCGTCGGTCGCCATCCGTCTCGCGGGCAACCGTGTGATCGAGGGCTTCCGCTCGCTCGCCGGCACGACCGACCCGACCACGGCCGCGCCCGGCACGATCCGCGGCGACTTCGGCCGCGACTGGGGCCTCAAGGTGCAGCAGAACCTCGTGCACGGCTCGGACAGCCCCGAGTCGGCCGCGCGCGAGCTGGGCATCTGGTTCGACTGA
- a CDS encoding vitamin K epoxide reductase family protein, producing MSEQRTRPVVYAVWLIIASVIGWFAAFQLLTEKLAKLENPDAVSNCYVSVMIQCDVNLNSWQGEVFGFANPIIGLTLWMAPLVVGVALLAGARFPRWFWLAFGAGITFAFGFVVWLISQSLYAPNLGVLCPWCMATWAVTIPTFFATMVHLTRNGTFTSSERAQERANRLMPWVPLATILAYALIILLVQLRGLDLLGEVIGMIF from the coding sequence ATGAGCGAGCAGCGCACCCGCCCCGTCGTCTACGCCGTCTGGCTGATCATCGCGAGCGTGATCGGGTGGTTCGCCGCCTTCCAGCTCCTCACCGAGAAGCTCGCCAAGCTCGAGAATCCCGACGCGGTGTCCAACTGCTACGTGAGCGTGATGATCCAGTGCGACGTCAACCTCAACTCGTGGCAGGGCGAGGTCTTCGGCTTCGCGAACCCGATCATCGGCCTCACACTGTGGATGGCGCCGCTGGTCGTCGGCGTGGCGCTGCTCGCCGGCGCGCGCTTCCCCCGTTGGTTCTGGCTGGCTTTCGGTGCCGGGATCACGTTCGCGTTCGGCTTCGTCGTCTGGCTCATCAGCCAGAGCCTGTACGCGCCGAACCTCGGTGTGTTGTGCCCGTGGTGCATGGCCACGTGGGCGGTCACCATCCCGACCTTCTTCGCGACCATGGTGCATCTCACCCGCAACGGCACGTTCACGAGCAGCGAGCGGGCGCAGGAGCGCGCGAACCGGCTGATGCCCTGGGTGCCACTCGCGACGATCCTCGCCTACGCGTTGATCATCCTGCTCGTCCAGCTGCGCGGCCTCGACCTCCTCGGCGAGGTCATCGGCATGATCTTCTGA
- a CDS encoding Rne/Rng family ribonuclease — translation MADENNDNNVPTLDFPADAAGPLTEPTAPDADDPKGPANEDDAAEVAADAAADDVAAGYAAAEDAAAAADDAAAGAAADAAADDEAAAVIAAEAADASGSEVEADAAAESGDAVVPSDADVEAIVEESTVPDAPAEGAAVTETAAEDSTVEAPVAEKAPAAPEAPAVVTAVSLGLLPEVFVSQVSTQLHFYAPEITPLPARPDRGERIFDRIAEREQSQDESSGRGRGRGRRRGGSDGDDQREEPRQRQRVVEYITEPKAIKGSTRLEAKKQRRRDGRDAGRRRPVVTEAEFLARRESVDRKMVVRSKNGRTQIGVLEDGVLVEHYVARNQDASLIGNVYLGRVQNVLPSMEAAFVDIGRGRNAVLYSGEVDWDGVETGNQPRRIELALKPGDRVLVQVTKDPVGHKGARLTSQISLPGRYLVYVPGGSMNGISRKLPDNERARLKRILKEVLPESSGVIVRTAAEGATEDQLTRDVQRLTAQWEHVQKQVENQQAPALLHAEPDLLVKIVRDVFNEDFTKMLIQGEDAQQTIRAYLESVAPDLLERVEAYEEEADPFDAFRITEQIEKALDRKVWLPSGGSLVIDRTEAMTVVDVNTGKFVGSGGNLEETVTKNNLEAAEEIVRQLRLRDIGGIIVVDFIDMVLESNRDLVLRRLIECLSRDRTKHQVAEVTSLGLVQMTRKKLGLGLLETFSEACEVCAGRGVIVHHDPVVKHRSSNNGGSSNGNGQSGRRQRGGNGNNGGNGQSQNAPAAPSVTHSITEGAKSALAQIAASTIVPAAEGAAEAETTPAASEAPTAAERPKKARKKRGGDRSAPKSPAEQLLDSVLDALPEPKAPGQGRGRRRVSTAALTGTPVSVNNEPSAPVAAADSES, via the coding sequence ATGGCCGATGAGAACAATGACAACAACGTACCTACCCTCGACTTCCCGGCTGACGCCGCGGGACCGCTGACGGAGCCCACGGCTCCCGACGCCGACGACCCGAAAGGGCCGGCGAACGAGGACGACGCCGCAGAGGTCGCGGCCGACGCTGCCGCCGATGATGTCGCCGCCGGTTACGCGGCCGCCGAAGACGCAGCCGCCGCTGCGGACGACGCTGCGGCGGGTGCCGCCGCGGATGCCGCTGCCGACGACGAGGCGGCCGCGGTGATCGCTGCCGAGGCTGCTGACGCTTCGGGATCCGAGGTCGAGGCAGACGCTGCGGCGGAGAGCGGCGATGCCGTGGTTCCCTCGGATGCCGACGTCGAGGCGATCGTCGAGGAGAGCACTGTCCCCGACGCTCCGGCCGAAGGAGCGGCCGTCACTGAGACCGCTGCCGAGGATTCCACCGTCGAGGCACCTGTCGCCGAGAAGGCTCCGGCTGCTCCCGAGGCCCCGGCCGTGGTGACCGCCGTGTCGCTCGGTCTGCTGCCCGAGGTCTTCGTGTCGCAGGTCTCCACGCAACTGCACTTCTACGCGCCCGAGATCACCCCGCTGCCCGCACGGCCCGACCGCGGAGAGCGCATCTTCGACCGCATCGCCGAGCGCGAGCAGTCGCAGGACGAGTCGTCGGGTCGTGGCCGCGGTCGTGGCCGTCGCCGTGGCGGATCCGACGGGGACGACCAGCGTGAAGAGCCGCGTCAGCGTCAGCGCGTCGTCGAGTACATCACCGAGCCGAAGGCCATCAAGGGTTCCACCCGGCTCGAGGCGAAGAAGCAGCGTCGCCGCGACGGACGCGACGCGGGTCGCCGCCGTCCGGTCGTCACCGAGGCCGAGTTCCTCGCGCGTCGCGAGTCCGTCGACCGCAAGATGGTCGTGCGCTCGAAGAACGGCCGCACGCAGATCGGCGTCCTCGAAGACGGTGTCCTCGTCGAGCACTACGTCGCCCGCAACCAGGACGCCTCGCTGATCGGCAACGTGTACCTCGGCCGCGTCCAGAACGTGCTGCCGAGCATGGAGGCCGCGTTCGTCGACATCGGCCGTGGCCGCAACGCCGTGCTGTACTCCGGCGAGGTCGACTGGGACGGCGTGGAGACCGGCAACCAGCCGCGGCGCATCGAGCTCGCGCTCAAGCCCGGCGATCGCGTGCTCGTGCAGGTCACGAAGGACCCGGTCGGACACAAGGGCGCCCGCCTCACCAGCCAGATCTCTCTTCCCGGCCGCTACCTGGTCTACGTGCCCGGCGGCTCGATGAACGGCATCAGCCGCAAGCTTCCCGACAACGAGCGTGCGCGACTCAAGCGGATCCTCAAGGAGGTCCTCCCCGAGTCGTCCGGCGTGATCGTGCGCACTGCGGCCGAGGGTGCGACCGAGGACCAGCTCACGCGCGATGTGCAGCGCCTCACCGCGCAGTGGGAGCACGTCCAGAAGCAGGTCGAGAACCAGCAGGCACCTGCCCTCCTGCATGCGGAGCCCGACCTGCTCGTGAAGATCGTCCGTGACGTCTTCAACGAGGACTTCACCAAGATGCTGATCCAGGGTGAGGACGCGCAGCAGACCATCCGCGCCTACCTGGAGAGCGTCGCGCCCGACCTGCTCGAGCGTGTCGAGGCATACGAGGAGGAGGCCGACCCGTTCGACGCGTTCCGCATCACGGAGCAGATCGAGAAGGCCCTCGACCGCAAGGTCTGGCTCCCGTCGGGCGGTTCGCTCGTGATCGACCGTACCGAGGCGATGACCGTCGTCGACGTCAACACCGGAAAGTTCGTCGGCTCCGGCGGAAACCTCGAGGAGACGGTCACCAAGAACAACCTCGAGGCCGCGGAGGAGATCGTCCGCCAGCTGCGACTGCGCGACATCGGCGGCATCATCGTCGTCGACTTCATCGACATGGTGCTCGAGTCCAACCGTGACCTCGTGCTCCGCCGTCTGATCGAGTGCCTGAGCCGCGACCGGACGAAGCACCAGGTCGCCGAGGTCACCTCGCTCGGGCTCGTGCAGATGACCCGCAAGAAGCTCGGCCTCGGACTCCTCGAGACCTTCAGCGAGGCCTGCGAGGTCTGCGCCGGCCGCGGTGTCATCGTGCACCACGATCCGGTCGTGAAGCACCGCTCCAGCAACAACGGCGGCAGCAGCAACGGCAACGGCCAGAGCGGTCGTCGTCAGCGCGGCGGCAACGGAAACAACGGCGGTAACGGCCAGAGTCAGAACGCGCCTGCGGCTCCGAGCGTGACCCACAGCATCACCGAGGGTGCCAAGTCGGCGCTGGCTCAGATCGCGGCCTCCACCATCGTTCCGGCCGCGGAAGGCGCTGCAGAGGCGGAGACCACCCCGGCAGCGTCCGAGGCGCCGACGGCGGCCGAACGGCCCAAGAAGGCCCGCAAGAAGCGCGGTGGCGATCGTTCGGCACCGAAGTCGCCGGCGGAGCAGCTGCTCGACTCGGTTCTCGACGCCCTTCCGGAGCCGAAGGCTCCGGGTCAGGGCCGAGGTCGCCGTCGGGTGAGCACTGCTGCACTCACCGGCACCCCGGTGTCGGTGAACAACGAGCCGTCAGCGCCGGTCGCGGCCGCGGACTCGGAGTCCTGA
- a CDS encoding DUF4031 domain-containing protein produces the protein MTVLVDDPLWPAHGRLWAHLVSDESLDELHTFAKANDVPARAFDLDHYDVPEEMIPRLVIAGARPVKGKELVRRLIASGLRVRGRDRR, from the coding sequence GTGACCGTACTCGTCGACGACCCCCTCTGGCCCGCCCACGGACGCCTGTGGGCGCACCTGGTCAGCGACGAGAGCCTCGACGAACTGCACACCTTCGCGAAGGCGAACGACGTGCCGGCGCGCGCCTTCGACCTCGACCATTACGACGTGCCGGAGGAGATGATCCCCCGGCTCGTCATCGCCGGCGCCCGCCCGGTCAAGGGCAAGGAGCTGGTGCGACGCCTGATCGCCTCAGGACTCCGAGTCCGCGGCCGCGACCGGCGCTGA
- the rplU gene encoding 50S ribosomal protein L21, whose product MVYAVVRAGGRQEKVEVGTIVQLDRVKAAQGEKIELAAVLLVDGATVTTDADSLAKVKVTAEVIGNLRGPKIIIQKYKNKTGYKKRQGHRQELTRVKITGIK is encoded by the coding sequence GTGGTTTACGCAGTAGTGCGCGCCGGTGGGCGGCAGGAGAAGGTCGAGGTCGGCACGATCGTTCAGCTCGACCGTGTCAAGGCTGCCCAGGGCGAGAAGATCGAGCTGGCCGCAGTGCTGCTCGTCGACGGCGCCACGGTGACCACCGACGCTGACTCGCTGGCGAAGGTCAAGGTCACGGCTGAGGTCATCGGCAACCTCCGCGGCCCGAAGATCATCATCCAGAAGTACAAGAACAAGACCGGTTACAAGAAGCGCCAGGGCCACCGTCAGGAGCTCACGCGCGTCAAGATCACCGGCATCAAGTAA
- the rpmA gene encoding 50S ribosomal protein L27 — MAHKKGASSTRNGRDSNAQRLGVKRFGGQQVLAGEIIVRQRGTHFHPGVNVGRGGDDTLFALAAGAVQFGAKGGRKVVNIVAAAE, encoded by the coding sequence ATGGCACATAAAAAGGGCGCAAGCTCCACCCGTAACGGTCGTGACTCCAACGCTCAGCGCCTCGGCGTGAAGCGCTTCGGCGGTCAGCAGGTCCTCGCCGGCGAGATCATCGTCCGCCAGCGCGGCACGCACTTCCACCCCGGCGTCAACGTCGGCCGTGGTGGCGACGACACGCTGTTCGCTCTGGCCGCCGGTGCGGTCCAGTTCGGAGCGAAGGGCGGCCGCAAGGTCGTCAACATCGTCGCTGCAGCTGAGTGA
- the obgE gene encoding GTPase ObgE has translation MVTFVDTVTLHLRAGKGGGGCVSVHREKFKPLGGPDGGNGGDGGDIVLVADPQTGTLLSYHHSPHRSSGNGGPGMGDHRSGFLGETLELPVPVGTVVKNTAGEVLIDMIIPGERFVVAKGGMGGLGNAALATPKRKAPGFALLGTPGYEGDVVLELKTVADIALVGYPSAGKSSLIGAISAARPKIADYPFTTLHPNLGVVQVGDFRYTVADVPGLIEGASEGRGLGLEFLRHVERCSALLHVLDCATLEPGRDPISDLDVILAELGAYEVPEGQTPLLERPQFVALNKIDVPEARDLAELVRPDLEARGFRVFEISTVSHEGLRPLTFALGELVEKARAEAALETPPERVVIRPRGSKKGFTIRVEGGTYGNVYRIMGEKPVRWVQQTDFQNEEAVGYLADRLEKLGVEDELFRLGAVQGSTVVIGEGDSIVFDWEPTMTSAAELMSAPRGTDPRLAPNSRRTTSERREQYYERMDAKAEARAEVETQRLAAYREDGE, from the coding sequence ATGGTCACGTTCGTCGACACCGTCACACTGCACCTGCGTGCGGGTAAGGGCGGCGGCGGTTGCGTCTCCGTGCACCGCGAGAAGTTCAAGCCGCTGGGCGGCCCCGACGGGGGCAACGGCGGCGACGGCGGCGACATCGTGCTCGTCGCTGACCCGCAGACCGGCACGCTGCTCTCGTACCACCACTCTCCGCACCGTTCCTCGGGCAACGGCGGCCCCGGCATGGGCGACCACCGCTCCGGTTTCCTCGGCGAGACGCTCGAACTGCCGGTGCCGGTGGGCACCGTGGTTAAGAACACCGCGGGCGAGGTCCTGATCGACATGATCATCCCCGGCGAGCGGTTCGTCGTCGCCAAGGGCGGGATGGGCGGGCTCGGCAACGCCGCCCTCGCCACTCCGAAGCGCAAGGCTCCCGGCTTCGCACTTCTGGGTACGCCCGGATACGAGGGGGACGTCGTCCTCGAGCTGAAGACCGTCGCCGACATCGCGCTCGTCGGCTACCCGTCTGCCGGCAAGTCGAGTCTGATCGGCGCGATCTCGGCCGCTCGGCCCAAGATCGCCGACTACCCGTTCACCACCCTGCACCCCAACCTCGGCGTCGTGCAGGTGGGAGACTTCCGCTACACGGTCGCCGACGTGCCCGGCCTCATCGAGGGCGCGAGCGAGGGGCGCGGCCTCGGACTCGAGTTCCTCCGCCATGTCGAGCGCTGCTCCGCCCTGCTGCACGTCCTCGACTGCGCCACCCTCGAGCCCGGGCGCGACCCGATCTCCGACCTCGATGTCATCCTCGCCGAGCTCGGCGCCTACGAGGTGCCCGAGGGGCAGACCCCTCTCCTCGAGCGCCCGCAGTTCGTCGCACTGAACAAGATCGACGTGCCCGAGGCGCGCGACCTCGCCGAACTGGTGCGCCCCGATCTCGAAGCGCGCGGCTTCCGTGTGTTCGAGATCTCCACGGTCTCGCACGAGGGGCTGCGTCCGCTGACGTTCGCGCTGGGCGAGCTCGTCGAGAAGGCCCGCGCCGAAGCCGCGCTGGAGACGCCGCCGGAGCGCGTCGTCATCCGCCCGCGTGGCTCCAAGAAGGGCTTCACCATCCGCGTCGAGGGTGGCACCTACGGCAACGTCTACCGGATCATGGGAGAGAAGCCGGTGCGTTGGGTTCAGCAGACCGACTTCCAGAACGAAGAGGCTGTGGGCTACCTCGCGGATCGCCTCGAGAAGCTCGGCGTCGAGGACGAACTCTTCCGCCTCGGTGCGGTGCAGGGGTCGACCGTCGTGATCGGCGAGGGCGACAGCATCGTCTTCGACTGGGAACCCACGATGACCTCGGCGGCAGAGCTCATGAGCGCTCCCCGTGGTACCGACCCCCGACTGGCGCCCAACTCGCGCCGGACGACGTCGGAGCGCCGCGAGCAGTACTACGAGCGCATGGATGCCAAGGCTGAGGCTCGTGCTGAGGTGGAGACCCAGCGCCTGGCCGCGTACCGCGAGGACGGCGAGTGA
- the proB gene encoding glutamate 5-kinase, which yields MTARTRADLATASRIVVKVGSSSISGESSWRIPVIVEALAAAHARGAEVVLVSSGAIASGIPFLRLDSRPNDLATQQAAAAVGQNILMYRYQESLRPFDIVAGQVLLTTGDLEHPTSRSNARRAMERLLGLRTLPIVNENDTVATQEIRFGDNDRLGALVAQLIEADALILLSDIESLYTKPPTDPGAEPIDIVAPDADLTGLEFGATVVNSVGTGGAATKVSAARLAAASGIGVLVTSADLVDKALSGAEIGTWFEPATS from the coding sequence GTGACCGCACGCACCCGCGCTGATCTGGCGACCGCCTCGCGAATCGTCGTCAAGGTCGGTTCGTCCTCGATCAGCGGCGAGTCGTCGTGGCGCATCCCTGTGATCGTCGAGGCCCTCGCCGCAGCGCACGCACGCGGGGCCGAGGTCGTGCTGGTGTCCTCCGGCGCGATCGCGTCCGGGATCCCGTTCCTGCGTCTGGACTCGCGGCCGAACGACCTCGCCACCCAGCAGGCGGCCGCGGCCGTGGGGCAGAACATCCTCATGTACCGGTATCAGGAATCGCTTCGCCCGTTCGACATCGTCGCCGGTCAAGTCCTCCTCACCACCGGCGACCTGGAGCATCCCACCTCACGCTCGAACGCACGGCGTGCGATGGAGCGACTGCTCGGTCTGCGGACTCTGCCGATCGTCAACGAGAACGACACGGTCGCGACGCAGGAGATCCGGTTCGGAGACAACGATCGTCTGGGCGCCCTGGTCGCGCAGCTGATCGAGGCCGACGCGCTCATCCTCCTGAGCGACATCGAGTCGCTGTACACGAAGCCGCCGACGGATCCGGGTGCGGAGCCGATCGACATCGTCGCCCCCGACGCCGATCTCACCGGGCTCGAATTCGGTGCGACGGTGGTCAACAGCGTCGGCACCGGCGGAGCGGCGACCAAGGTCTCGGCGGCGCGCCTGGCCGCGGCGTCCGGCATCGGCGTGCTCGTCACCAGCGCAGATCTGGTGGACAAGGCGCTCTCCGGCGCCGAAATAGGAACCTGGTTCGAACCCGCCACCTCATAA
- a CDS encoding glutamate-5-semialdehyde dehydrogenase, whose amino-acid sequence MTDQTPQARLERAKEASRATAALTSADKARVLEAIALALLADAPRIIEANGRDISRGQQDGIGESLIDRLRLDEKRVAALTAAVREVAALPDPVGRVVGGHRMPNGVALEQVRVPFGVVGAIYEARPNVTVDIAALALRSGNAVVLRGGSAAHDSNAVLVDIMRAAVEGAGLTAEAIQTVDDFGRDGAKALMHGRGFIDVLIPRGSAGLIETVVTESTVPVIETGAGNVHIFLDETAPDDWARDIVVNAKVQRPSVCNAVETVLVHRQAAPRLVPLVASALESEGVAIHGDDMVVGLMSNVIPATEEDWETEYLSLDIAMKVVDSLDEALAHIRRYSTGHTESIITTDSRNAERFLAEVDSAVVMVNASTRFTDGGEFGFGAEVGISTQKLHARGPMGLSELTSTKWLARGSGQTRG is encoded by the coding sequence ATGACCGACCAGACCCCGCAGGCGCGCCTGGAGCGCGCCAAAGAGGCCTCCCGCGCCACCGCGGCCCTGACCAGCGCTGACAAGGCTCGTGTGCTCGAAGCGATCGCTCTCGCGCTCCTGGCGGACGCGCCGCGCATCATCGAGGCGAACGGTCGTGACATCTCGCGCGGTCAGCAGGACGGCATCGGTGAGTCCCTGATCGATCGGCTGCGACTCGACGAGAAGCGGGTCGCGGCTCTGACTGCCGCCGTCCGCGAGGTCGCCGCTCTCCCGGACCCCGTCGGGCGCGTGGTCGGCGGTCACCGCATGCCCAACGGCGTGGCGCTCGAGCAGGTGCGGGTCCCCTTCGGTGTGGTCGGTGCGATCTACGAAGCCCGGCCCAACGTGACCGTCGACATCGCCGCGCTCGCGTTGCGATCGGGCAACGCCGTGGTGCTGCGCGGTGGCAGCGCCGCCCACGACTCCAACGCCGTGCTCGTGGACATCATGCGCGCGGCGGTCGAGGGCGCCGGACTCACGGCGGAGGCGATCCAGACCGTCGACGACTTCGGCCGCGACGGCGCGAAGGCGCTCATGCACGGTCGCGGCTTCATCGATGTGCTGATCCCGCGGGGGAGTGCGGGCCTCATCGAGACCGTGGTGACGGAGTCGACCGTGCCCGTCATCGAGACCGGGGCGGGCAACGTCCACATCTTCCTCGACGAGACCGCCCCCGACGACTGGGCGCGCGACATCGTCGTGAATGCCAAGGTGCAGCGTCCGAGTGTGTGCAACGCCGTCGAGACGGTCCTCGTCCACCGGCAGGCCGCGCCGCGTCTCGTGCCGCTGGTGGCCAGTGCTCTCGAGAGCGAGGGTGTCGCGATCCACGGCGACGACATGGTCGTGGGGCTCATGTCGAACGTGATCCCCGCCACCGAGGAGGACTGGGAGACCGAGTATCTGAGCCTCGACATCGCGATGAAGGTCGTCGACTCGCTCGACGAGGCCCTCGCGCACATCCGTCGGTATAGCACGGGGCACACCGAGTCGATCATCACGACGGATTCGCGCAATGCCGAGCGGTTCCTCGCCGAGGTGGACTCGGCTGTGGTCATGGTGAACGCGTCCACGCGATTCACCGACGGAGGCGAGTTCGGGTTCGGTGCGGAGGTCGGCATCTCCACCCAGAAGCTGCATGCGCGGGGACCGATGGGGCTCTCCGAGCTGACCAGCACGAAATGGCTCGCGCGTGGGTCGGGGCAGACGCGCGGCTGA
- the nadD gene encoding nicotinate-nucleotide adenylyltransferase has translation MNDAATTRPPRIGVMGGTFDPIHHGHLVAASEVANSFGLDEVVFVPTGHPWQKSGVSPSEHRYLMTVIATASNPQFTVSRVDIDREGPTYTIDTLRDLKRDRPDAELFFITGADAVAQILSWRDHDELWELAHFVAVSRPGHVLSTDGLPSDNVSQLEVPALSISSTDCRERVRDDQPVWYLVPDGVVQYIAKHHLYRSKA, from the coding sequence ATGAACGACGCTGCGACCACGCGCCCCCCGCGCATCGGCGTGATGGGCGGCACGTTCGACCCCATCCACCATGGCCACCTGGTCGCAGCGAGCGAGGTCGCGAACTCTTTCGGCCTCGACGAGGTCGTCTTCGTGCCGACCGGGCATCCGTGGCAGAAGTCGGGTGTCTCGCCGAGCGAGCATCGCTATCTGATGACCGTGATCGCGACCGCCTCGAACCCGCAGTTCACGGTGAGCCGGGTCGACATCGATCGCGAAGGCCCCACCTACACGATCGACACCCTGCGCGATCTGAAGCGGGATCGACCCGACGCCGAGCTCTTCTTCATCACGGGAGCCGACGCCGTGGCGCAAATTCTCAGTTGGAGGGACCATGATGAGTTGTGGGAGTTGGCCCACTTCGTCGCGGTCTCACGTCCTGGACATGTCCTGAGCACTGACGGCCTCCCGAGCGACAACGTCAGCCAACTCGAGGTGCCGGCGCTGTCGATCTCGTCGACGGACTGCCGCGAACGCGTTCGTGACGATCAGCCGGTCTGGTACCTGGTCCCTGATGGGGTCGTTCAGTACATCGCGAAGCATCACCTGTATCGGAGCAAGGCATGA
- the rsfS gene encoding ribosome silencing factor, translating into MQSPETAEEMLRLAAQAAIDKGGEDLVALNVSEPLPLVDIFLLVTGNSERNVAAIADEIEDRLIESGHKRVRREGRAEARWVLLDFGDLIVHVFHQEERVYYGLERLWKDCPIVPIDVAEPAADAS; encoded by the coding sequence ATGCAATCACCTGAAACTGCCGAAGAGATGCTGCGCCTCGCAGCCCAAGCCGCCATCGACAAGGGCGGTGAGGATCTCGTCGCGCTCAACGTCTCCGAGCCGCTGCCGCTCGTCGACATCTTCCTGCTCGTGACGGGAAACAGCGAGCGCAACGTCGCCGCGATCGCGGACGAGATCGAGGACCGCCTGATCGAGTCCGGTCACAAGCGCGTGCGTCGTGAGGGGCGGGCGGAGGCCCGCTGGGTGCTGCTCGACTTCGGCGACCTGATCGTGCACGTCTTCCACCAGGAGGAGCGCGTCTACTACGGACTCGAGCGCCTCTGGAAGGACTGCCCGATCGTTCCGATCGACGTGGCCGAGCCTGCGGCAGACGCCAGCTGA
- a CDS encoding SDR family oxidoreductase — protein sequence MTTHLITGAGSGIGSVLARRLLDRGDVVVAMARDAGRAKQIAEDLPGASVIVGDLAQPGRLSWALSKQQLPDRIDSLVHVAGVVDLGDVADLPAALWEQQLAVNLVAPAELTRLLLPVLRVSQGQVVFVNSGAGLRANAGWSAYAASKHGLKALADALRAEEALHGVRVTSIYPGRTATPMQERVHQQEGQAYDAERYATPEAVVTTILTALDLPRDAQITDLTVRPGR from the coding sequence ATGACCACGCACCTGATCACCGGTGCGGGTTCAGGCATCGGGTCGGTTCTCGCCCGCCGGTTGCTGGACCGTGGCGACGTCGTCGTGGCGATGGCTCGGGATGCAGGGCGTGCCAAGCAGATCGCGGAAGACCTTCCCGGGGCATCCGTCATCGTCGGCGACCTCGCGCAGCCGGGGCGACTGTCGTGGGCGTTGTCGAAGCAGCAGCTGCCCGACCGCATCGATTCGCTGGTGCATGTCGCCGGCGTCGTCGACCTCGGCGACGTCGCTGATCTGCCGGCCGCGCTGTGGGAGCAGCAGCTCGCCGTCAACCTCGTCGCTCCGGCGGAGCTCACCCGGCTTCTCCTTCCGGTGCTGCGCGTGTCGCAGGGGCAGGTGGTGTTCGTGAACTCCGGCGCCGGCCTGCGCGCCAACGCCGGATGGTCCGCGTATGCGGCGTCCAAGCACGGGCTCAAAGCTCTGGCCGATGCTCTGCGCGCCGAGGAGGCGCTGCACGGAGTGCGGGTGACCTCGATCTACCCCGGCCGCACGGCGACGCCGATGCAAGAGCGCGTGCACCAGCAGGAGGGCCAGGCGTACGACGCGGAACGCTACGCCACACCGGAGGCCGTGGTCACGACCATCCTCACGGCGCTCGACCTTCCGCGGGACGCACAGATCACCGACCTGACGGTGCGCCCCGGCCGCTGA